The following coding sequences lie in one Equus asinus isolate D_3611 breed Donkey chromosome 1, EquAss-T2T_v2, whole genome shotgun sequence genomic window:
- the GCC1 gene encoding GRIP and coiled-coil domain-containing protein 1, giving the protein MEKFGMNFGSGPSKKDLLETIETQKKQLLQYQARLKDVVRAYKSLMKEKEALEASIKVLSVSHEADVGLGGVQPPGLTFPDSVDDRCSTHSEDSTGTATSLDTAASLTSTKGEFGVEDDRLARGPPPPKSEEASGSESGVSSSSGDGPYGGGEVDKRLQQLKTQLATLTSSLATVTQEKSRMEASYLADKKKMKQDLEDASKKAEEERGRLEGELKGLQEQIAETKARLITQQHDRAQEQSNHALMLRELQKLLQEERTQRQDLELRLEETREALAGRAYAAGQMEGFELQTKQLSREVEELKGELQALREEKNRPDPRLQELQEEAASLKSHFQAQLQQEMRKTALVEDLLRQQSQVEEQRVAALENQISEVSELLGTYEKAKQKDQLAIQKLKERILQLDLENKTLALAASSRSPLDSHGEESSLDVNVLKDKMEKLKRLLQVAARKSQVTLDVEKLCDLEIMPSSEAADGEKASALYYQQELKQLKEEFERYKMRAQVVLKSKNTKDGNLAKELEEAQEQLAELKEKYISLRLSCEELERQHQQEAEDWKQELARLQHLHRQELERSQLDFRDRTLKLEEELHKQRDRALAVLAEKDLELEQLRSVALSSGLPGHRSPVGGGGPGDPADTSSSDSLTQALQLAAASEPTFFLYAEQLARKEVEITSLRKQKHRLEVEVHQLQDRLLEEGEQHREEVGALQSHIEKNIRDQSREGANLEYLKNIIYRFLTLPDTLGRQQTLTAILTILHFSPEEKQVIMRLPTSGSWWPSGKR; this is encoded by the exons ATGGAGAAGTTTGGGATGAATTTCGGGAGCGGCCCGAGCAAGAAGGACCTGCTGGAGACCATTGAGACGCAGAAGAAGCAGCTCCTCCAGTACCAGGCACGTCTCAAGGATGTGGTCCGTGCCTATAAAAGcctaatgaaagagaaagaggcgCTAGAGGCCAGCATTAAAGTGCTGTCGGTATCCCACGAGGCGGATGTGGGCCTTGGAGGTGTCCAGCCTCCAGGCCTCACCTTTCCTGACTCTGTGGATGACCGATGCTCCACTCACAGCGAGGATAGCACTGGGACCGCCACCAGCTTGGACACTGCGGCCAGTCTCACCAGCACCAAGGGTGAGTTTGGGGTGGAAGATGACAGACTGGCCCGTGGACCACCACCTCCGAAGTCCGAAGAGGCCAGCGGGTCGGAGAGTGGGGTCAGCAGTAGCAGTGGGGATGGACcatatgggggtggggaggtggacaAACGGTTGCAGCAGCTGAAGACTCAGTTGGCTACTTTGACCAGCTCTTTGGCTACAGTCACCCAGGAGAAGTCTCGCATGGAAGCTTCTTACCTGGCTGACAAAAAGAAGATGAAACAGGATTTAGAGGATGCCAGTaaaaaggcagaggaggagaggggccgTCTGGAGGGAGAACTGAAAGGGCTACAGGAGCAGATAGCTGAAACCAAAGCGAGACTTATCACGCAACAGCACGATCGGGCCCAAGAGCAGAGTAACCATGCCTTGATGCTGCGGGAGCTCCAGAAACTGCTGCAAGAGGAGAGGACCCAGCGCCAGGACTTGGAGCTACGGTTGGAAGAGACCCGAGAAGCCCTGGCAGGGCGGGCATATGCAGCTGGTCAGATGGAAGGGTTTGAACTGCAGACCAAGCAGCTGAGCCGTGAGGTGGAGGAGCTGAAAGGTGAGCTGCAGGCTCTTCGGGAAGAGAAGAATCGGCCAGACCCTCGGCTGCAGGAGCTTCAGGAAGAGGCTGCCAGCCTTAAGAGCCATTTCCAGGCTCAGTTGCAGCAGGAAATGAGGAAG ACAGCCCTTGTAGAGGATCTACTCCGCCAGCAGTCTCAGGTGGAAGAGCAGAGGGTGGCAGCCCTGGAGAATCAAATATCTGAGGTGTCGGAACTGCTTGGCACATATGAGAAAGCCAAGCAGAAGGACCAGCTAGCCATCCAGAAGCTGAAGGAGCGCATTTTGCAGCTGGATCTTGAGAACAAGACACTGGCTCTCGCAGCCTCCAGCCGGTCCCCTCTGGACAGCCATGGAGAGGAGTCCAGTCTGGATGTCAATGTCCTAAAAGATAAGATGGAGAAGCTGAAGAGGCTGCTGCAGGTTGCAGCCAGGAAAAGCCAGGTGACCTTGGATGTGGAGAAGCTCTGCGACCTGGAGATAATGCCCAGCTCAGAGGCTGCTGATGGGGAGAAGGCTTCTGCGCTCTACTACCAACAGGAGCTGAAACAGCTGAAGGAAGAGTTTGAGAGGTACAAGATGAGGGCCCAGGTTGTCCTCAAGAGCAAGAACACCAAAGACGGTAACCTGGCTAAGGAGCTGGAGGAAGCCCAGGAACAGCTTGCAGAGCTGAAGGAGAAGTATATCTCCCTGCGGCTGTCCTGTGAGGAGCTTGAGCGCCAGCACCAGCAGGAGGCTGAGGACTGGAAGCAGGAGCTGGCCCGGCTGCAGCATCTCCACCGTCAGGAGCTGGAGCGGAGCCAGCTGGACTTCAGGGACCGCACGCTGAAATTGGAGGAGGAGCTGCACAAGCAGCGGGACCGTGCCCTGGCTGTGCTGGCCGAGAAGGACTTGGAGCTGGAGCAACTGCGTTCTGTAGCCTTGTCCTCCGGGCTGCCAGGACACAGAAGCCCTGTGGGTGGCGGGGGTCCTGGGGACCCGGCTGACACATCTTCTTCAGATAGCCTGACCCAAGCACTGCAACTAGCTGCGGCCAGCGAGCCTACTTTCTTCCTGTATGCCGAGCAGTTGGCCCGCAAGGAGGTGGAGATTACATCACTGAGGAAGCAGAAGCACAGGCTTGAGGTAGAGGTGCACCAGCTGCAGGATCggctgctggaggagggagagcagcaTCGCGAGGAGGTTGGTGCCCTGCAGAGCCACATTGAAAAGAACATCAGGGACCAGAGTAGGGAGGGAGCCAACCTGGAGTACCTCAAAAACATCATCTACCGCTTCCTGACTTTGCCtgacaccctgggccgccagCAGACACTCACAGCCATCCTGACTATCTTGCATTTCAGTCCAGAGGAAAAACAAGTGATAATGCGGCTTCCAACCAGTGGTAGCTGGTGGCCTTCTGGCAAGAGATGA